From the genome of Thermogemmatispora onikobensis:
AACAAGGGTGAGCAAAGCAAAAAGCGAACCGGACATTCAGGTCTACCTGCGTCCGGTTCGCTGTGGAGGGCGCAAACCAGTAAGTGAAGCGACAACTTCTCGCCCTGACTCTCTAACAGGCTAGCTGTTATGCGCCGTCGTGGCATTCTGATTCTGGTTATTCTGGGCAGAGAGGCGCGACTGCAGCTTGGCCTGCAGCTTGGCCACCGGAGTCGGCGTCTCGCGTCCCACGCAGGCGCGCAGATCACCGCGATAGAAGCGCCAGGTGCTGCCAACTTTGTGCCCTGTGAGCTGGCCAGACCACATCAGGCGG
Proteins encoded in this window:
- a CDS encoding helix-turn-helix domain-containing protein yields the protein MAMPVMQDDDVLLTFKEAMNYLRVSRSTLYRLMWSGQLTGHKVGSTWRFYRGDLRACVGRETPTPVAKLQAKLQSRLSAQNNQNQNATTAHNS